Proteins from one Streptococcus mitis B6 genomic window:
- a CDS encoding ATP-binding cassette domain-containing protein — protein sequence MDCIKVDHLSKTFGKKCVIDDVSYVFESGKIYGIIGTNGCGKSVLFKMLSGLMKPTTGKITVGSVIVGENGSMPLDVGLLIEHPGFLSSLTALENLEQLATIKNKITKKEIEEVLNKVDLYQDKDVRVKNYSLGMLQRLGIAQALMENPKILLLDEPFNSMDYEGVEELRKIIKSYARKNHITMLVTSHNKEDIEVLSDIVLELKNGKLVEISNF from the coding sequence ATGGATTGTATAAAAGTAGATCATCTTTCAAAAACATTTGGGAAAAAGTGTGTTATAGATGATGTTAGTTATGTTTTTGAATCAGGTAAAATATATGGAATTATAGGAACCAATGGATGCGGGAAAAGTGTATTATTTAAAATGCTTTCAGGACTAATGAAACCTACTACGGGTAAGATTACAGTTGGAAGTGTAATTGTTGGTGAAAATGGCTCTATGCCACTTGATGTAGGCTTACTTATTGAACATCCAGGATTTTTGTCTAGTCTAACTGCATTAGAGAATTTAGAGCAATTAGCTACAATCAAAAATAAAATTACTAAGAAAGAGATTGAGGAAGTATTGAATAAGGTAGATTTATATCAGGATAAAGATGTAAGAGTAAAAAATTATTCATTAGGTATGTTACAAAGGTTAGGGATTGCCCAAGCATTGATGGAAAATCCTAAGATTTTACTCCTAGATGAACCATTTAATAGTATGGACTATGAAGGTGTAGAAGAACTTAGAAAAATAATTAAGAGTTATGCTCGAAAGAATCATATTACTATGTTGGTCACATCTCACAATAAAGAGGATATTGAAGTATTATCTGATATTGTTCTTGAATTGAAAAATGGTAAATTAGTTGAGATATCTAACTTTTAG
- a CDS encoding helix-turn-helix domain-containing protein, which produces MRYDFGKVYKEIRESKGLTQEEVCGEVLSRTSLSKIESGKATPKYENMEFLLRQINMSFEEFDYICHLYHPSQRTEIMQTYLNMSSTLGTSELEKLFQKCQDYLKTHHDLPIEEIRDMLEIVIHIRQHGTEQLSDQVKQTIKKLWEKIEKQDTWYENDLKILNTILFSFPIEHLHLITGKILQRLEVYKNYQHLYDLRMAILLNLSTIYLYHQDKNMCQQICYTLLEDAKKKKHYDRLAICYVRIGICTDDSKLIQKGFSLLELTEETSMLSHLKKEVEIYSQPKEI; this is translated from the coding sequence ATGCGTTATGATTTCGGAAAAGTCTATAAAGAAATACGTGAGTCAAAAGGATTGACCCAAGAAGAGGTCTGTGGGGAGGTTCTCTCAAGAACCAGCTTATCAAAAATTGAAAGTGGCAAGGCAACTCCCAAATATGAAAATATGGAGTTTCTTCTCCGGCAAATCAATATGAGTTTTGAAGAGTTTGACTATATCTGCCACCTCTATCATCCGAGCCAACGAACAGAAATCATGCAAACCTATCTCAATATGAGCTCAACCCTAGGGACTAGTGAACTCGAAAAACTATTTCAAAAATGCCAAGACTATCTCAAAACCCACCACGACCTGCCCATAGAAGAAATCAGAGATATGTTGGAAATTGTCATTCATATCCGTCAACATGGTACAGAGCAACTGTCAGACCAAGTAAAACAGACTATCAAAAAGCTTTGGGAAAAAATTGAAAAACAAGATACATGGTATGAAAATGACCTAAAAATTCTCAATACCATTCTTTTCAGCTTTCCCATTGAACACCTCCATCTCATCACTGGAAAAATCTTGCAACGCTTGGAAGTCTATAAAAACTACCAACATTTATATGACTTACGAATGGCAATCCTACTCAATCTGTCCACCATTTACTTATACCATCAAGACAAAAATATGTGTCAACAAATCTGCTATACTTTACTAGAGGATGCCAAGAAAAAGAAGCACTACGATAGGCTTGCTATCTGCTATGTCCGTATCGGGATTTGTACAGACGATTCTAAACTTATCCAAAAAGGTTTCTCACTTCTGGAGCTGACCGAGGAAACTTCTATGCTGTCTCATCTCAAAAAAGAAGTAGAGATCTATTCTCAACCGAAGGAAATATAA
- a CDS encoding LysM peptidoglycan-binding domain-containing protein translates to MKSTTKKIKTTLAGVAALFAVFAPSFVSAQESSTYTVKEGDTLSEIAETHNTTVEKLAENNHIDNVHMIYVGQELVIDGPAAPVAPASTTYEAPAAQDEAVSATVAETIEVEEETPAASGTVAEETVATTVSGSEAEAKEWIAQKESGGSYTATNGRYIGRYQLTDSYLNGDYSAENQERVADAYVAGRYGSWTAAKNFWLNNGWY, encoded by the coding sequence ATGAAATCAACAACTAAAAAGATTAAAACAACTCTTGCAGGAGTAGCTGCCTTGTTTGCAGTATTTGCTCCATCATTTGTATCTGCTCAAGAATCATCAACTTACACTGTTAAAGAAGGTGACACACTTTCAGAAATCGCTGAAACTCACAACACAACTGTTGAGAAATTGGCAGAAAACAACCACATTGACAACGTCCATATGATTTATGTCGGTCAAGAGTTGGTTATCGACGGTCCAGCAGCGCCAGTAGCACCAGCTTCAACGACTTATGAAGCACCAGCTGCCCAAGATGAAGCTGTTTCAGCTACAGTGGCAGAAACTATAGAGGTAGAGGAAGAAACTCCAGCAGCAAGCGGAACAGTAGCCGAAGAAACAGTTGCTACAACTGTAAGCGGATCTGAAGCAGAAGCCAAAGAATGGATCGCTCAAAAAGAATCAGGTGGTAGCTACACAGCTACAAACGGACGTTACATCGGACGTTACCAATTGACAGATTCATACTTGAATGGTGACTACTCAGCTGAAAACCAAGAACGTGTAGCAGATGCCTACGTTGCAGGACGTTACGGTTCATGGACAGCCGCTAAAAACTTCTGGCTTAACAACGGCTGGTATTAA
- the sdaAB gene encoding L-serine ammonia-lyase, iron-sulfur-dependent subunit beta produces MKSLRFQSVFDIIGPVMIGPSSSHTAGAVRIGKIVSSIFDDTPTEVEFQLFNSFAKTYRGHGTDLALVAGILGMDTDDPEIPNSLEIAHKRGIKIVWTIQKDSNAPHPNTTKITVKNAHKTISVTGISIGGGNIQVTELNGFAVSLNMNTPTIIIVHQDIPGMIALVTEALSRYGINIAQMNVTREKAGEKAIMIIEVDSRNCDEAIDEIRKIPHLHNVNFFK; encoded by the coding sequence ATGAAATCACTTCGTTTTCAATCTGTCTTTGATATCATCGGACCAGTTATGATTGGCCCATCTAGTAGTCATACAGCTGGTGCTGTTCGTATTGGGAAGATTGTCTCTTCCATTTTTGATGATACTCCGACAGAAGTCGAATTCCAACTTTTTAACTCATTCGCTAAAACCTATCGTGGTCACGGGACGGACCTAGCCCTTGTGGCAGGTATTTTAGGCATGGATACAGATGATCCTGAAATTCCAAACAGCCTGGAAATTGCCCACAAGCGTGGCATCAAGATTGTCTGGACCATTCAAAAAGATAGTAATGCTCCTCATCCAAACACCACTAAAATTACCGTCAAAAATGCTCACAAGACCATCAGTGTGACTGGTATTTCTATCGGTGGAGGAAATATTCAGGTAACCGAACTCAATGGCTTTGCCGTCTCTCTCAATATGAATACACCGACTATCATCATCGTTCATCAAGATATTCCAGGTATGATTGCCCTCGTAACAGAGGCCCTTTCACGCTATGGTATTAATATCGCCCAGATGAATGTTACTCGTGAAAAAGCTGGTGAAAAAGCCATTATGATTATCGAAGTCGACAGTCGCAACTGTGATGAGGCCATCGATGAAATTCGAAAAATCCCTCATCTCCACAATGTCAATTTCTTTAAATAG